Proteins encoded within one genomic window of Corynebacterium aurimucosum:
- the trxA gene encoding thioredoxin, whose amino-acid sequence MSNIKNVTTDSFRADVVEAGKPVVVDFWAEWCGPCKKLSPILEEVAEELGEDVSVVKVNVDEERTLGAMFQIMSIPSVLIFKDGEKVDEFVGLRSKADIVAQVKKQL is encoded by the coding sequence ATGAGCAACATTAAAAACGTCACTACTGATTCCTTCCGCGCTGACGTCGTAGAGGCAGGCAAGCCAGTCGTCGTGGACTTCTGGGCCGAATGGTGTGGTCCGTGTAAGAAGCTGTCCCCGATCCTTGAGGAGGTCGCCGAAGAACTCGGTGAGGACGTCTCCGTAGTCAAGGTCAACGTGGATGAAGAACGCACTTTGGGTGCCATGTTCCAGATCATGTCCATCCCATCTGTGCTGATTTTCAAGGACGGCGAGAAGGTCGATGAGTTCGTTGGCTTGCGTTCCAAGGCCGACATCGTGGCGCAGGTAAAGAAACAGCTCTAA
- a CDS encoding N-acetylmuramoyl-L-alanine amidase, with amino-acid sequence MNRVLRVGDQSVRVAEARATLARLGLMTDYQGTLSDWKKQKYSEADKHFDSELAEVLKAFQQSRGIVPSGDIDELTLRELRQASYTLGARVLAYEPGNVQVGDDVSQLQQQLQELGFYQERIDGNFGARTYAALAEYQLNSGLRSDGICGPETINALNLLGRRITGGSAHNIQERERVRNAGPQLAGKRVVIDPSLGGFNKGRTVKGRFGDITEEEILWDLAERVAGRMIAAGMETIISRPRTDDPSIHDRADIANAFGADLVISLACDEYPTEKANGVATFYFGSESGNSSLIGETLSGFIQREIVARTELGNCRNHGRTWALLRLTQMPVVQVVLGYLTSPKDVTILANPDRRDDIAEAIVVSVKRLYLLDDDTAVTGTYRFDELLRAERSS; translated from the coding sequence GTGAACCGCGTTTTACGTGTAGGTGACCAGAGCGTTCGGGTCGCCGAAGCACGCGCAACCCTTGCCCGCCTCGGCCTGATGACTGACTACCAGGGGACGTTGTCCGACTGGAAGAAGCAAAAGTACTCCGAAGCCGATAAGCACTTTGATAGCGAGCTAGCGGAAGTACTTAAGGCCTTCCAGCAATCACGCGGCATTGTGCCCAGCGGCGATATCGATGAACTCACTTTGCGTGAACTGCGCCAAGCCTCCTACACCTTGGGTGCGCGCGTGCTGGCCTATGAGCCTGGCAACGTGCAGGTGGGCGACGATGTCTCCCAGTTGCAGCAACAGCTCCAGGAGCTCGGCTTCTACCAGGAGCGCATCGACGGCAATTTCGGTGCCCGCACCTATGCAGCGCTGGCGGAATACCAATTGAACTCTGGACTGCGCAGTGACGGAATTTGTGGCCCGGAGACCATCAACGCGCTCAACCTACTGGGTCGGCGCATCACCGGCGGATCAGCGCACAACATCCAAGAGCGCGAGCGCGTCCGCAACGCAGGGCCCCAATTGGCCGGCAAGCGCGTTGTCATCGATCCCAGCCTGGGCGGTTTCAACAAGGGCCGTACGGTCAAGGGCCGCTTTGGTGACATCACTGAGGAAGAGATCCTCTGGGATTTGGCCGAGCGAGTTGCTGGCCGCATGATTGCCGCCGGCATGGAGACCATCATCTCCCGCCCGCGTACCGATGATCCCTCTATTCATGATCGCGCCGACATTGCCAATGCCTTTGGCGCTGACTTGGTCATTTCGCTCGCCTGCGACGAGTACCCCACAGAGAAGGCCAATGGCGTAGCCACCTTCTACTTCGGTTCTGAGTCCGGTAACTCCTCGCTCATTGGTGAAACGCTCTCCGGCTTCATCCAACGTGAGATCGTCGCCCGTACCGAACTGGGTAATTGCCGCAACCACGGCCGCACCTGGGCACTGCTGCGCCTGACCCAGATGCCGGTGGTGCAGGTCGTGCTGGGCTACCTAACCAGCCCCAAGGACGTGACTATTCTGGCCAACCCAGATCGCCGCGATGACATCGCCGAGGCCATCGTCGTCTCCGTCAAGCGCCTGTACCTTCTTGACGATGACACTGCCGTCACCGGCACCTACCGCTTCGACGAGCTGCTGCGCGCGGAGCGCTCTTCCTAA